CTGCTTTTCTAGATCCAGCATATCGAAAATGCACAGGATACAGCCATTGACAATTTTAGATGAATATGCTCCTAAATTATCCGTAACGACCAATAAAGCGGATAATTTCCCCACCGCCATTTGAAAGATAGGTGATTCTGTTCCCCAGTCCTTATTTAAGATTTGGAACCTATCTCCAGCTATTTCATGTCTAACCTTCTCCTGCTGTCAAAACTTGCGCTGCGGTCAGTTTTAAATCAGGAAAAGTAGCTGAACCAATGTAATTACTCCCTTGAAACACAGCTTCTTCATAGAATCCGTCTACCAGCCTCAGTACTGTAACTTGTTCCTTACCAGGATCGATAATCCAATATTCCAAAATGCCCCGTGCGGCATACTCCGATCGCTTATAGCGATAGTCTCGGTCTTCATTAACTTTACCAGGAAAGACGACCTCAACCACCAGCGCTGGAGATGGCATATCCTGAGTAATTGTGGCCCGTCCACCTCCGAGTGCTGCAAATAATTCCTCTGTTAATATCATTAAATCTGGCAGGCGGACGCGAGTGCGATTGCCCGTAACCACAATTTCTGTATCTTTATGACGTATAAGTTTTATAGGGACAAACTTCAGAAATATCGATAGCAGATATAGCAATACTTCGGACAAAATTAGGCAGCAATAACGCCGTAAGATCGTAGGCTTTGGTAGTTAGGATGAGATTTAATTACAGTCGCACAAAGGCCTAACTTTGAAATAAACGTGTCGAGCAAATGGTCATTAAAAGAGCGTCGTTTGACACTGGCCATTGAAAAGACAAAGGGTTGTTGACCCGACTGCTGTCGATAAGCATCGAGCTTGGCAAGATTTAAGGCAGTGAAACTGACATTGAAATGAAAATCAAGTTTTTTAACATCACGGGCTTGACAATCACTCAGTCCGGTAAACTGTTTAGCATCACGGAAGATGAATTCGATTTGAAAGCGCAGTTTGTAGAAACGATAAATTTCGTCTGGCGATTGGCTGATATCTGTCGAGAATAAGACAGCATAACTCGGTTTGTGAGGCTGACGGCGGTCAAGTAAATAAGCCAGGCGTATCTTGCGTTTGAGTGAAACGTGCCATACAACAGATGTGTAGAGTTCAAGCCCTGATTGCAGTTCGCGTACCCAACTCAAGCGAGTAGGGTCGGCTAGATCAACTTTGCCATCATATTTACGTTTAGCTCCCCGTGCTTTTTGTTCACCTTCAAACACATATCGTAGATTCGCATCTCGGCGCAGTTTACTAATCACATCGAGCTTGAGCGCCCTCACCCCTGTGACAAATGCTTCCTTGGCATATGCTCCATCCACAGCAAGATAGCGAACTTGGGGAGGTAATTGAGGTTGAGTAATTTCCAGGTGGTGAAGATAGTAGTCCATCCGTGTCAGTTCTGGACAGAAGCCTTGGTCAAATGTTTGTTCAGCAAGCAGACCAAAGCCCACTTCAGTTTCTACATTTATCACCGCCACCAAGGACACTTCCAATCCTTTCTCGACTCGATTGTGACTACCATTGTAAAATTGGTCAAGTCCAAAGGTCTTTTTCCCACTTTTGGCAATGAATGAGCAATCCATCACGGCGATCATCTGGTGCTGTAAAGAGTTTGCTGCTTTGATAATTTCTGCGTTGAACTGGGCGAAGTCAAACTGTCTGTGAAACTGTCGTCGATAGGTTTTCTCGCTCAAACTGCTGTAGCGACTCAAGTTGGTAAAATTTACCTTGCCACATGTAATTAATATCGTTGCAAACAGCGTTGTCATCACCTTTACTCCCGGTTTGCCCAAAACGCCCATTTTTTCCACCAGGCTTTGTATAATTTCCATACAGCTATCGTTCCTGTGCTTGTTTCTTCTAATCAGCACCCTAATGGATCGATAGCTTTCTTGTCGATTGGCTCAACTCAAAACTGTCCGGAGTATTGAATTAAGTTATTTTGATCGCTTTCGGGTGGCATTTCCACTAGTTCTCCATCTACTAGCTCATATTTGGCATCTGTCCCATCGTCATAGGCGAGATATTCTTCTAGGGTGAGTTTTTTGGTTGCTGAAGTCATAGCGATCGCCCTTTCTAGCCTTGTTGTGAGAACTACTTCAGGTATACATCTGAATTTTAGCCAAGGTCATGCGCTACTAGAAGATAAACTCAGGCAGTTCATACTTGTCCCTCTACCCTCCAAGCTAAAATCAAAACAAACTCGAAAAATCTTGCTATGGTAGCCACCTCCCAACAACCGCGAAAAATGACCATCGAGGAATATCTCGCATGGGAACCCCAGCAAGACCTTCGCTACGAATATGTCAACGGCGAAGTTTTTGCGATGACAGGTGGTACAATTCCCCACAATGACATTGCACTTAATTTCTACAGAGCCTTATATCCACATTTAAGTGCTAGAGGTTGCCGAGTGAATGTGTCGGATGTGAAAGTCCAAGTTACGCCTACAAGTCCTTACTATTATCCTGATGTTGTTGTCAGTTGCGATCCTCAAGACCTCAATGCTCGGAAATTTATTCAAAACCCAAAAATCATTGCCGAAGTTCTCTCCCCTGGTACAAGCAGCAAAGATAGGGGCGAAAAATTCACTAATTATCTGAAAATGCCTTCTTTACAAGAATATTTATTGATAGATTCCGAAACAATCTCCGTCGAACGCTACTGTCGGGGAGAGGGAAGAATGTGGCTTTACTATCCATATACTGAGGGAGATATGATTACCCTATCTAGTATCGAATTTGAATTTGCGATCGCACTTCTGTATGAAAGGGTGGTATTGGGAACAGAAGCAGAATAGAGTTTTTGACATCAAAGAACAGATTGCGATCGCCCACTACGATGAGGGAAGTCTGATCAATACTGCTATGGATGAACTACAGACAGTAATCGATTCATCCCTTGATTCAGCAACGCCAGCATCGTTACTATGCAGTTTTGTTTTTGGACTTTGTTTTTTCTTGTTCTGGAATATCCGAGGAAGAGTTTAGCTCGGCTTTACGTTTTTCCCATTCCAAAACTGTGCGAATTACCACTTGAGACCAAGATTCGTAAGCCATAAGCACCGTTATTTGTTAATTTGAGGATAGCGAAAGTTGAATTTTTTTTTGTTCATTGCAAGCAATTGCTTGCGAGTAGAATGTTTACAAAGAACAAAATTTTAGAAGTAGTTGAGATAGGGGAACTGAAGAGATAACCACAGGACTACAGCACTTGAGATAGGGTAATGTGCAGTTTAATGGTAGAGGTAGTAGCGTTGCAGAAATTTTCCCTGGAGATGTAACCCTGTTAAAGAATTAGGTGTTATGTAGCGACTTCAAACAATTTGGTTATGAATTGTACTTGAGTAATTATATTAATCAAGCGTTTCAGCCACAGTATAAGAAGACTTGAGGTTTTCTAACTCCTGAAAACTCAAAGAACGCAATTCATCTGTTTGCTGCTTGACTATACCTAAAAATTCCTTAAACTGAGGACATGATTGGCACTTTACCTGAGTTCCTGGGATTAAACATTCACACACAAACTTTGGCCTTTCTTTAAAAGTGCGATCGCAGTCATGACATACATATTTTTGTATTCCATCAGGTCTACCAATTTTCACAAGCCGAGTGGAATTGCATCTGGGACATTCAAGACCATAGGTTTTAGGCTGTGGTTGCCATTCCTGTAGAGCTTGTTGCATAGCAACTTCACATCTAAGTTTATTGAAATCAAAAATCTTTTGGGTATTCATAATCGCAAAGTAGAATAAACTTCAAATCTTGAGAGTAACTTCTTTAACTTCTCTGTTGTGGACAGCGATCCTATGGACGATCTGCGGAAAAATTTTGACCTTATCATCAGGAGAAAGCGTGTGCCAAATTGCCAAATTATTCCCAGCACGAATAATTTCCTCCGTAGTCTTATTCAAAATAGAATCAGAGATAAAAGGATTAATTTCTTCCTCAATTTGCTGGCGAACCTTAGCCTTGAGGTTTTCTAAGTCTGGATCAAAACCCGGAATTTTTTTGAGCGCATCTAGCCTTGATTCCAATTCCTTTAACTTCTCGGACTTTTCCGGTGGTACAGGAGATTGTTCTAGCTCACTTATGAGAGCCTGAGAACGTTGCACTAAAGTCTGAATCAGAGCATCCTCAATATTTTGTTTCCGGGTAGATATTAGATTTGTACATCCTATCCCTGCATATCTACAGGCAAAGTAGTAATACTTTCCTCCGTCTCTACGTTTGGCACTTTTAGTAATGCATTTAGAACCACATTCAGCACAGAAAACAAGCCCACTTTGATATGCATATTCCCGATATGAGTTAGTCCCATCAAGTTCTGGATTTGCAATTGGCCCTTTCTTATTATTAAACTTGAGTATGCGCTGAATTTCTAAGGCTTCTTCATCAGTAATGAGCCTGTGTTCGGGATGTGTATGATAGACAAATTCCCAGTTTTCGCGTTGATTCTTCTTTCGTTTACCTTTCCCTAGATTAATTCGTTGCAGATAGGCAGTATGACCACATAACACAGGATTACTTAACCACCAAATAAATCCTGTAACTGTCCAATGCAATTTCCCATCGCTACCAGTTCTCCGATAATTTATTTTAGCTAAACCATATTTTTGAAATATGGCTTTTAAAGCCCTAGTAGCTCCTTTAAGGTCGAAAAAAATATCAATGCAATCTCTGGCAATCTCTTTAACGGTTAAAGCATTTAGTTTTGTTACATCGGTTTCATGGTATAGTTCCCGATAATTAGATGGTCTGTTGGATATGAGACAGAGAAATGGAGTCTCATTGAGTTGATAGCGATCGTTAACAGTTTTATAACCCCAAGGATAGGATTCGCTAGCTGCTTTTTTATCGCGACGGTACTTTTTACCATGACGTACTCGCTCTGATAGAAGGTCAGTTTCCCATTCCGCAAGAGAGCCTAATAAATTAAGCATTAATTTGCCTTGGGATGTAGTCAAATCAATCGCCTGATCTAAAACTCTGAGATTTATTCCAGCATCGACACAAATTTCTATACATTCTCGCAGTTTCGGTAAAGACCGTGCAATTCTATCTATTCTAGTGATGACGACTTCATCTATCTTTCCTTCGCTGATTGATTTCATCAATTCTTTCAAAGCAGGTCTATTGTCCCTACTACCAGATTGAATGTCTTGAAAAATCTCTGTTGCTCCGGCGGCTTCTAGTCTTGCTATCTGTTGCTCCAAAGCATGAGAATCAACGGCTTGCTCACGAGAAGAGACTCTAGCATAACCAACTATTCTTTTGGTTTTTTCTAATTCGTTGGACATTTAGCTCCTTGCTAATTTAGTGAGAATTATTTCATTGCTATTCATATTAATAAGACATTAATATGAGAATATTAGCAGATTTTTGTGCATATCTACTCCCTGCTGGGTATGCACAAAAGCTAGTCAAATCAAGAGATTATTTCATGTTTAAATTAGTCCTTTCCTATCAATTTACTTTGTTAATTACGAATAGAAATTAGAAAGCAAAAACCATCATTTACTCGTTTATTTCACCTCCTAAAAAAATCTGCTCTGAAACTAGCTTGTCAGAGCAGATTTTAAATTTCATCTTTTGTGCAGCTTTTTCGTTACTTGTTACTTTTGTTTACAAAACCCCTTTCGAGGTTTTTGACTTTTGCCTCGCTTACCCTTTCCACCGACAGATAGGGAACCATTTTGTTCTAAAGCAGCAAACTGTAGATTGGGATTATTACGAACGCTTCTTAGAGCCTGTTTCCGAATCTTGATGTATTTGGAGTAGATAACACTAAACTGAATGTCCTGTTGTGCAATTTTTTCAGCGTGTACTCTGATAGCTTCTTCTGTAGAGTCCCAACTTTGAATTTGATGTGCCTGAAAATCACAAGCTTCTGCAAATCTTCGTGAAAGAAGAGAATTAAAGTTATCATCTATTCGTTTTGACATTGCATCACACTCAGAATGTTTTCCTCTCCAAGAACTTGTTCCTAAAATTCCTATTGTTTTAAAAGTATTCTCCAATCGCTCAAATTCGCAGCTAAACCAAAGTTCAGCAGCAGAAAGATGTTTAATTGACTCTTTCCATCCAAATTGGTCGCGTTTGAGAATTTCTCTACAGAGATTTAGCAAAGCCCAAGATTGTTTACCATGAGGTTTATAATCTAACTCCCAATCAGAAGGCAGTTTTGGTGGGTCAAAAAGAAAGCTATTATTCTCAGTGCTATCAAAGTGAACTAACCACTTATGTATAGCCTTAAAAGCATCTCGATGAGACGAAAGTAATACTCCTAAATCCCTTTCTTGTAGCTCAGAGATTAAAATTCTATTAGCCTTGAGAACAAAATCTGGTAAAAGCTTAAACGCTTGAATATAGTCGTTTCGACTAGGATTTTCTTTGCCTTTTATATCGAAGGTCTGGATGATTAGATTGTATGTACCTAGGCTCACTTTCTCTGCCTGTAAGGGATGCATTTTGTGATTCATTTTAATTCATGCTCCTAAGTATTTAAATTTTTACCTTTCAATTTGTTGCCAATTCAAAACTTAAAAACCTTTGGGTTGAATTCCAAATAAGTATATTTAACTTATTCAAGTATCATAAATATTAGTGACTAATATTTATGATATTCAAATCCCTCATGAATATGACATTGATTGGGATTTTAGTTAAATTACTAAAAAAGCCGGAGATTCACATCCCCGGCTTAGGTTGATTTATTTAATTTTGGTTTTTTAAGTTTTAATTGTCATCCACAATTATATCTGCACAACAACTCGATATGTCAAGGCTGAATTCAGAAAAAAGTATAAAATATGCTTCAAGTGGTTAAGGCTAGTATTGAAAGACGCTGACGCTGATGGCGTTCCTAATTTTTGGGAAAAGGCAATTAATGGTGAATTGTTTCGCATCTAAGAAGAATTAGATGTGATATATGCTTCGAGGCGATCGCTAAATAGATGAAGATGAAAGTTTATAATACTCAGCGTGGCATACACTGGTAAATAATGAGTGTTAATTGCCTACAGATCTATTCTAGCGGCTTTCCTATGGTGATGTGGTGAAGCAATGGAGATATAGCGGATTGTCACCATGAGTAAAATTTTTTGCCTATACTGAGACAATAGATAACCTAGAGCGATAAAATATTGGTAACATTATAGACACATAGATTTACTTAGAAATAAATCTATATTTTGTAATCATAACTTGCTATAAACTTTATTTACTAAGCTTTTCAGGCTATTTTGTTACTCGCCAGATGATTTCACTGCCAGATGTCACAATTGTCAGCAAAATTTACGAAAGTGCTAATTCATTCGTATATCGAGGCATATTTAATACCAATCGGCAAACCGTAATTTTGAAACTCCTCAAGGAAGATTATCCTACGCCTGCCGAACTTTACCGCTATCAGCAGGAATATGAAATCACTCGTAGTCTTAACTTAGAAGGAATAATTAAAGCTTACGAGTTGAGAAAATACCAGAATACCCTCCTCATGTTATTGGAGGATTTTGGTGGAGAGTCTTTAAAAATTCTGTTGCAAAAAATTTCCTTTTCTGTGCCAGGGTTCCTTAACCTCGCCATCCAAATTACAGATATTTTAGGCAGAGTTCATCAACACAATATTATTCATAAAGATATCAATCCATCTAACATTGTCTTCAATCCTCAAACAGGACAATTAAAAATTATCGATTTTGGTTTATCTACTCTTTTATCCCAAGAAAATCTTGCCCTCCAAAGTCCGAATGTTCTAGAAGGGACATTAGCGTATATTTCTCCAGAACAAACAGGACGCATAAATCGTGCGCTTGATTACCGCACCGATTTTTATTCTCTTGGTGTCACTTTCTACGAATTGCTAACCAAACAACTTCCCTTTGGCTATGACGATGCACTTGAATTAGTCCATTGTCATGTTGCTAAACAACCCCTAAGTCCTCATGAAATCAACCCAGAAATTCCCATAAATCTCTCGGATATTATCATGAAGTTAATGGCGAAAATGCCCGAAGAAAGATATCAGAGTACTTGGGGAATTAAGGCAGATTTAAAAACTTGTTTGACTCAATATCAAAACGGTGCTATCCAAAGATTTACTTTAGGATGTCAAGATATTTCCCATCAATTGCAAATTCCGGAAAAACTTTACGGTAGAGAATCGCAAATTGAGAGTTTATTGACCGCTTTTGAGCGCACAAGTCTTGGTAAAACTGAACTCATGCTAATTTCTGGGTACTCTGGTATTGGGAAATCAGCTTTAGTCCACGAACTCTATAAGCTAATTACTGAAAAACGTGGATATTTTATTAGCGGAAAATTTGATCAACTTCACCGCGATATTCCCTATCAAGCTTTAGTCGCTGCCTTTCAAGAATTAGTGCGTCAATTACTTACTGAAAATGAATTGCAATTACAACAGTGGCGAGAGAAAATTTTAGCTGCATTGGGAGCTAACGGACAAATTATTATTGATGTTATTCCCGAAATTGAACTGATTATTGGTAAACAACCTGCTGTCCCAGAATTACCTTTTACAGAAGCACAAAATCGGTTTAATTTAGTTTTTCAAAACTTTATCCAAGTATTTTCTCAAAAAGAACATCCCCTAGTTATATTCCTAGACGATCTACAGTGGACAGACAGTGCTACATTGCAATTGCTCCAGTTGATAATGACCCATGCTAATACTCAATATCTGTTTTTAATTGGAGCTTATCGAGATAACGAAGTCAGTGCAACTCATCCCGCGATGCTGACTGTAGCAGAAATGAATAAGCAGGGGTTAGTTGTTAATCATCTCTCCCTTTCACCCCTAAATTTCAATCAAATTAATGAATTTATTGCAGATATACTGAAAACTAATTGTATCGATACACAAAAATTCGCTCATTTGCTTTGGGAGAAAACACAGGGTAATCCTTTTTTTATCAAAGAATTTATCAAGTCGCTTTATGCAGATAAATTGCTGAAATTTGATACTAATGCTGGCTCTTGGTCTTGGAATTTAGAACAAATTATCAATAGCAGCATAACGGATAATGTTGTTGAATTAATGACAGAAAAGATTCAACGATTATCAGAGTCAGCACAAAAAGTTTTACAATTAGCTGCTTGTATTGGTAACTCTTTTGATTTAAAAACCCTAGCAGTTATCAATGAAAAAACCCAAAAAGAAACGGCTAAAGAATTATGGAATGCTATGCAAGCCGGACTGATATTACCTATCGGCGACGACTACAAATTTATCCAAACAGACCGAGAATTGCATGAATTAAAAATTACTTATAAATTTGCTCACGATCGCATTCAGCAAGCTGCCTATTTCTTAATTCCTATCGAGGAAAAGCAAGCTGTTCACTGGAGAGTTGGACAACTGTTATTACAAAATACTCCGCCACAGTTACGACAACAAAAGATTTTTGATATTGTCAATCAACTAAACTTAGGTATTGAAACAGTTAACGTTCAAGAAGAACGAGATAAAATCGTCCAATTAAATCTGATTGCTGGGAAAAAAGCGAAAGCCTCAGCCGCCTGGAAAACTGCTGGTAATTACTTCAGAATAGGCAGAAATTGCTTAAGTGCTGATAGTTGGCAAAGTCAGTATGATTTAACTTTAGTATTATATGTGGAAGCTGCCGAGGTAGCAAGTTCCTGTGGCAACTTTGAGGAGATGGAGAAATTAGTTGGCATAGTGCTGCAAAAAGCTAATTCGTTACTAGATAAAGTAAAAGTTTATCAAGTCAAAATCCAAGCTTATACATCCCAAAACAATCCTATACAAGCAATTGATACCGCGCTATCAGTCTTAAAAATGTTGGGAATTCACTTTCCCGATAAACCTAATAAAATAGATATTTTACTCAAGCTTATAAAGACAAAGTTAAGTTTAACAGGCAAAGAAATTGAGGCATTAATCGAATTGCCAGAAATGACAGATCCTTACAAGTTAGCAGCAATGCGGATTTTGTCGGATGTGGTAGCACCTGCTTATTTTGCAATACCAGAACTCTTTGCTTTAATTGTGTTTGAACAGGTCAATTTATCTCTCAAATATGGGAATACAGCTACTTCTTGCTATGCTTATGCAACTTACGGATTAATTCTCTCTGGAGAAGTTGTCGGAGATATAGAATCAGGCTATCAATTCGGTCAACTTGCTCTGAAATTGCTGGATAAATTCAATGCCAAAGAACTTAAACCCAGAATATTTTTTGTCGTTAATTTCTTTATTAAGCATTGGAAAGAGCATATTAAAGAAACCTTAGCACCTTTGCGGGATGCTTATGTAATTGGATTGGAAACCGGGGATGTAGAATACGCTGCTTATGCGGCAACTTCATACACCCATCATGCATATATTCTGGGACAGGAATTAGCAAAATTGGAACCAGAAATGGCAAGGTATGCTAATGCTCTCAAACAGATGGGACAAGAAACAGGTTATTATTATATCCAAATCAATCGGCAGCTGATATTAAATTTAATGGGGCAGGCTGAAGATAATTGTCGTTTAATCGGTGAAAGCTATGACGAAGATAAAATGCTACCGATTCATCTGGAAGCAAATGCCCAAAATATTTGTCACTATCTGTATTTTTATAAAATATTTCTCGGCTATTTATTTCAAGATTATCAGCAAGCTCTGAAATATACTCGTTTAGTAGAAGAATCTCAAGATAGTGCTGTTGGTAGTATTCCCCTGGCGGATTTTTACATATCTCTAATTTACCTAGCTATCTATACTGATGCTTCTAAATCCGAACAAAAACGCATCCAAAAGCAGGTGAAAGCAAAGCTGAAAAATCTTAAAAAATGGGCGCATTTTGCACCGATGACTCATTTGCAAAAATTCTATCTAGTGCAGGCAGAATTGCATCGAGTTTTGGGCGAACATACTCAAGCGATTGATTGCTACGATCGCGCTATTACCTTAGCCAAAGAAAATGACTATCTCAATGAAGAAGCTTTGGCTAATGAACTGACTGCTAAATTTTACCTCAATTGGGGAAAAGCGCAAGTTGCCCAAGGTTATCTGATTAATGCTTATCACTGTTATCTGCGTTGGGGTGCGATCGCAAAAGTTAAGGATTTAGAACAGCAATATCCGCAACTTTTGCAGCGCTTTACCAAAACTAATACCTCTCTAGATTCACGCCACAGCATACCTAGTACTTCTGGTAGTACCGCCGGTGAAGTTCTGGATTTAGCAGCACTGATGAAAGCTGCTGTTGCAATTGCTAGTGAAATTGAACTAGATAAACTCCTCGCAACTTTAATGCGAATTCTGCTATCTAGCGCCGGCGCACAAACTGGCTATCTCATTTTAGAATCTTTGGGAGAATTACGAGTTGAAGCATCTGGTGAGGCGAACTCTGAGCAAATTCTCGTATTGCAATCGACTCCTATCGAAACTTGTCTACCTGCATCAATTATTTACTATGTTGCCAGAACTCAGGAAGGATTAATTGAAAGTAATGTTGCCCGTGAGGGTAGATTTACTCAGGATAAATATATTAAAAAATACCAACCGAAATCAATACTTTGTGCGCCACTGCTGAATCAAGGGCAATTGATTGGGATTGTCTACTTAGAGAATAATCTTGCAGATGATGTTTTTACACCCGATCGCCTGAAAGTAATACAAATGCTTTCGACACAAGCAGCGATCGCGCTGAACAATGCTAGACTTTATACTCAGGTGCAATCGACGCAAAATCGGCTAAATAAATTTCTCAACGCCATTCCTCTAGGTATATCCGTTCACGATGCCAAAGGACAACTGGTTTATGCTAATCAAGTGTCCCAGCAATTACTGAAGATTCAAGATTTAGTCAAAGCTGAAGCCGAACAACTTGCACAAGCCTATCGCATATATCGGGCGGAAACTGGACAGATGTATCCATTAGAACAGCTACCCATAGTGCGATCGCTGGGCGGTGAAAAAATCAGGGCGGATGATTTGGAACTACACTCAACTGAGGGGATTAAGCCCTTAGAAGTCACCAGCACGCCAATTTTTGATGAAACTGGTAATGTAGAATATGCGATCGCTACTGTTCAAGATATTAGCGATCGCAAACAAGCCGAGAAAACCCTGATTGAAAATGTGCGGTTAGAACAGGAAATTAGCGAACGCAAAAAAATAGAAGCAGAACTCGAACAAGCTAAAGATGCAGCCGAAACTGCTAACCGCGCTAAAAGCACATTCCTGGCTAACATGAGTCATGAATTGCGAACTCCCCTAAATGCGATTCTCGGCTTTTCTCAGCTGATGAACCAGGATGCAAATCTCTCTAGCGAACAAAAAGAAAACCTGGAAATTATTCATCGCAGTGGAGAACATTTGTTAACATTAATCAACCAAGTGCTTGACTTGTCGAAAGTTGAAGCCGGGCGCATGGCTTTATCCACAACTAACTTCGATTTATATTATTTGCTAGCCGATATCGAAGATATGTTTGCATTGAAAGCCAAAGATAAAAACTTACAGTTGCAATTTGACTGTGCCCTGAACGTTCCCCAATATATCTGCACAGAT
The genomic region above belongs to Calothrix sp. NIES-2098 and contains:
- a CDS encoding serine/threonine protein kinase and signal transduction histidine kinase with GAF and PAS/PAC sensor, producing the protein MISLPDVTIVSKIYESANSFVYRGIFNTNRQTVILKLLKEDYPTPAELYRYQQEYEITRSLNLEGIIKAYELRKYQNTLLMLLEDFGGESLKILLQKISFSVPGFLNLAIQITDILGRVHQHNIIHKDINPSNIVFNPQTGQLKIIDFGLSTLLSQENLALQSPNVLEGTLAYISPEQTGRINRALDYRTDFYSLGVTFYELLTKQLPFGYDDALELVHCHVAKQPLSPHEINPEIPINLSDIIMKLMAKMPEERYQSTWGIKADLKTCLTQYQNGAIQRFTLGCQDISHQLQIPEKLYGRESQIESLLTAFERTSLGKTELMLISGYSGIGKSALVHELYKLITEKRGYFISGKFDQLHRDIPYQALVAAFQELVRQLLTENELQLQQWREKILAALGANGQIIIDVIPEIELIIGKQPAVPELPFTEAQNRFNLVFQNFIQVFSQKEHPLVIFLDDLQWTDSATLQLLQLIMTHANTQYLFLIGAYRDNEVSATHPAMLTVAEMNKQGLVVNHLSLSPLNFNQINEFIADILKTNCIDTQKFAHLLWEKTQGNPFFIKEFIKSLYADKLLKFDTNAGSWSWNLEQIINSSITDNVVELMTEKIQRLSESAQKVLQLAACIGNSFDLKTLAVINEKTQKETAKELWNAMQAGLILPIGDDYKFIQTDRELHELKITYKFAHDRIQQAAYFLIPIEEKQAVHWRVGQLLLQNTPPQLRQQKIFDIVNQLNLGIETVNVQEERDKIVQLNLIAGKKAKASAAWKTAGNYFRIGRNCLSADSWQSQYDLTLVLYVEAAEVASSCGNFEEMEKLVGIVLQKANSLLDKVKVYQVKIQAYTSQNNPIQAIDTALSVLKMLGIHFPDKPNKIDILLKLIKTKLSLTGKEIEALIELPEMTDPYKLAAMRILSDVVAPAYFAIPELFALIVFEQVNLSLKYGNTATSCYAYATYGLILSGEVVGDIESGYQFGQLALKLLDKFNAKELKPRIFFVVNFFIKHWKEHIKETLAPLRDAYVIGLETGDVEYAAYAATSYTHHAYILGQELAKLEPEMARYANALKQMGQETGYYYIQINRQLILNLMGQAEDNCRLIGESYDEDKMLPIHLEANAQNICHYLYFYKIFLGYLFQDYQQALKYTRLVEESQDSAVGSIPLADFYISLIYLAIYTDASKSEQKRIQKQVKAKLKNLKKWAHFAPMTHLQKFYLVQAELHRVLGEHTQAIDCYDRAITLAKENDYLNEEALANELTAKFYLNWGKAQVAQGYLINAYHCYLRWGAIAKVKDLEQQYPQLLQRFTKTNTSLDSRHSIPSTSGSTAGEVLDLAALMKAAVAIASEIELDKLLATLMRILLSSAGAQTGYLILESLGELRVEASGEANSEQILVLQSTPIETCLPASIIYYVARTQEGLIESNVAREGRFTQDKYIKKYQPKSILCAPLLNQGQLIGIVYLENNLADDVFTPDRLKVIQMLSTQAAIALNNARLYTQVQSTQNRLNKFLNAIPLGISVHDAKGQLVYANQVSQQLLKIQDLVKAEAEQLAQAYRIYRAETGQMYPLEQLPIVRSLGGEKIRADDLELHSTEGIKPLEVTSTPIFDETGNVEYAIATVQDISDRKQAEKTLIENVRLEQEISERKKIEAELEQAKDAAETANRAKSTFLANMSHELRTPLNAILGFSQLMNQDANLSSEQKENLEIIHRSGEHLLTLINQVLDLSKVEAGRMALSTTNFDLYYLLADIEDMFALKAKDKNLQLQFDCALNVPQYICTDEIKLRQVLINLISNAIKFTSFGCVSVKVAINADMQTDGGETTISFEVTDTGVGIAAEELENLFQPFVQTSSGQQLQQGTGLGLTISREFVRLMGGEITVISSQAFCSPTCETPSGTTFKFDIPVVIADECEIENPLKSDRIIALAPNQPQYRILVVDDKDYNRQLLVKLLKPLGFAVQAANNGEDAIKIWDEYSPHLIWMDMRMPIMDGYEATKRIKSTTKGQATVIIALTASAWEEEKTVILSAGCDDFVRKPFYTETIFEMMAKHLGVRYVYQEKEPLSHRTNVTVEPLNLTDLFAEMPKSWIINLHEAALDADAELVLQILESVPESHALVCQTCKDCVKRFKFEKILDLTEPLIGEH
- a CDS encoding resolvase domain-containing protein; translation: MSNELEKTKRIVGYARVSSREQAVDSHALEQQIARLEAAGATEIFQDIQSGSRDNRPALKELMKSISEGKIDEVVITRIDRIARSLPKLRECIEICVDAGINLRVLDQAIDLTTSQGKLMLNLLGSLAEWETDLLSERVRHGKKYRRDKKAASESYPWGYKTVNDRYQLNETPFLCLISNRPSNYRELYHETDVTKLNALTVKEIARDCIDIFFDLKGATRALKAIFQKYGLAKINYRRTGSDGKLHWTVTGFIWWLSNPVLCGHTAYLQRINLGKGKRKKNQRENWEFVYHTHPEHRLITDEEALEIQRILKFNNKKGPIANPELDGTNSYREYAYQSGLVFCAECGSKCITKSAKRRDGGKYYYFACRYAGIGCTNLISTRKQNIEDALIQTLVQRSQALISELEQSPVPPEKSEKLKELESRLDALKKIPGFDPDLENLKAKVRQQIEEEINPFISDSILNKTTEEIIRAGNNLAIWHTLSPDDKVKIFPQIVHRIAVHNREVKEVTLKI